The Solanum stenotomum isolate F172 unplaced genomic scaffold, ASM1918654v1 scaffold16821, whole genome shotgun sequence nucleotide sequence TAAGCATgagttgaaaattgattttgttttaaaggATGGAGCAGcaggatattgttgaaaatatatttgaaaattttctccaCATGTAGTAGCACAAatatcttcattatcatcatgctgattacaaattgatttgaaaccatcTTGAGCCTATCTTCAACCTCATTGAACCATATGACTGTCGGATCATGGGATCATTGGACCATGTgttctgataccacttgttgggccATAGAATCGTTGACTcatatgctctgataccattatGAAGAGGTGATTAGGGCATCGTGCGAAAGCTTACAATTGTAATCAAGACggtgataaattagatgacaaataaagcgatactaaaacataatattattaatatgaaaactaatttaaaagaaaaatatcataattGTTGAGAAAATAAATCTCCCAATAAACTAAACTCTTAAACGTCTACATTGTGGAAGTTATTGTTCtagtgttagaagaaacaaacatatatttataaagtCCTAAAACattttcttactagaaaagGACTAGCTACTCCAAaactttttcctaaaaggaaagaataaaccaaatatgaaagaatattatattttcctttcaggaaaagtaaaaacatctatggtaatgttttgtcttttctttaaggaaaaataaatcttaaattatggtaagaaaaggcaaaaccctaacaattcTGTCAGTCCCTGATTGTATATTAGTTTGAATAAGTTACATGAAGTATGATATTTATTTCAAGCATAATCAACTATCAATCAGTAACCATGAACTTGCGCTTACCTAGACTAATTCCTTTGAGAGAATTTATTAATAACTAAATATTTAGTAAGGACACTGGAACTATAACTCTTTACGTAGAAATGGATGAACTATATTTTTTGTGGCTGAATATTATCTTGTTTTTCTATTTACATTACTCAAAATTCTATCCTCTTTATCCCATAATTTTCTTTCTCTCTATATATTCTTGAGAGTATAGCGAAACACCCTTTGCGAAAATGTGGTAGAACATGTCtctcttattatttttacattagcacgtaaaaaataataataataaaatgaatagatTAGTACTTACAAAATAAGAGGTTACCACCTTAACTCATTAGGTATATGATTAGCTTCCAATGGCTCTTCCTCTAACTGTATGCTAAGTTTGAAATTAGTATAAGTGTTCACTCCATGCCACAAATCTTCTTATGATGTTTCTTACTAGATTAATTAAAGTTTTGGGTGTACGAATTACTTAAATGCCGTCAAGAAATGGCCAGGATAGTATTATGTTGTTGGCGTTTCTGAGTATATTTTCCAGTATGCCTATGActacatgatatttttttttgttttttatgtcTTTGATGAGCCTAAAATACAGTTGTTaactcctctttttttttattgcacATGTACACTCGGGAGCGCGTTTGGAGTTAGTATATGACTCCATCTTTGTCCAAATAAGAGAAGCGAATGACAGCCTACATTACCGCTCGTGTCTAGCAGCCTCATTGCATCAATATTGCCTAGTGCCTCTTCTTCTCTTTAAGAATTTATGTCctcaaaatatacatattttgaaCTTCTAATTAACGTTACATAATTGCAGCTTTATGTTTGATATTTGCTCTTGTTTACCGTGTTTTGTAGAGGACATTATGCTATATTGGTGAGCTTATGTTATTTCCTCAATTAATGTCTCACTTGTGGTGATGCCACATAGAATGTTACGactattatttgttttcaacCATCCGTTACTAACATCATTTGTAGCTATCTTTTACTCAGAATAAGAGTCCAGATTGTAGATTCTATAGATTTAAAAgtgcataatttttttagcttaaaaagGGGGCAGATTTTGAGAGCCTTGAGGGGTAACAATTTGAACATTAAAATGCACATTTTGAGTGCAATAAAacaaatctttcataaaactttGTAAGTGTTGGGATTTAGTACGTAGAagtgtttatgttttagagTAATAATACAACTTTTTGAGAACTTTAAAACGGGTAGATTAGTTGATAGAACACAACTTTCAAATGgaatacaattattattttctttaaaaacaaaatGGCCTAAAATTTGGTCCCATCCTTtaagttagtttattttattttttttatttttgaaaaaacctTTTACCCAATAAATTATATCCATTTTTTAAGCCTCTGGCtcgttaaaaaattataattaaatctTAACTAATTTTCTCTAACATTATAGTAGACATTGTTTCATTCTCGAGATTGTTTATAgttatcattttataaaatcttATACATTAACGCTTTCTTTTAAAGCTAGTTTATATTATGTTAATATTTTCTCTTAAACCCCTTTTTATAAGTTCTCTTTTAATTAGGCTAATTCTGGTCGGTTAATGATTTTTAAACAAaccctttttaaaataaaagagctTTCAATCTCTCTCCCTTAGGATAATTAGGATCTCTTACCTAGAATTATATAAGTTTTAGTAGACCATTAATAGGAGTTAGCCTTAACATTATTTAGTCCAATATTTAGATGCCCTAATTCTTCATCTTTGAAATAATTAGGCGATTTTTAGACCCTTCAAGACTAAAGGTGTAGGAGTGATCAGTTGGGGTGGGTAACCAATAGTTAggcccattttattttattttttacatcaacccatttcaaaaaatatatatatttaccattatcactttttttaaaaatcgaatattactaaaacattttaatttcttaacatcttatttcaagattttagatATGCTAACAGGTTCGAAATACaagatacatacatatatatgccATACGCAAAAAGGTACAAATcctatatttttcaattttctctatACGTAACTCATTATTTTGTTAcacttcatattattttttctcatatctactatctcttttactaatattatttatttattttataatttataaatctctacacttaaatatacatattacttTACTACATATAATTTATCGTCAATTTGTCTATACATGTAAATAAGTAATAAGTGTtcatatgttttaaacaacttacatgtatatactacactatataataaacatatttaagatcacaaacttttacataatattttaacatttaatatcattattatttatttcattaaacttcatttttcaCACATACCACTCTATATATTTAAACCCGAttataatcttattttatttttacgttttaattctataaataaataaaataacaaataagacacatctatttatttttacgtTTTAATTTTACATCctttaaactcaacatttatACATTTAGGTTAAGTCCAAATAAGACACATCTATTTTTTTGACATATAAAtttatcatacatttaagtacatttatttatttattttacaatatgataaaaatactaCCATGAAATCTAttttataagatatatatatatatatgtcgtaCCTTGTATTCTACCATTTTTCTTAAACTAGCTAATTAACTTATCATtgatttttaaagcaaataaataaacaagtttttctaattatattttcctaaattgagtttaacGACTATCTTCGGATAGGCTCTGAGGGATGCTTAAAaccttcccctcgagtaacCAAAATCCTTACTCAAAATCTCACTGGTTTCGCAAATCAAAACAGAGTTtacaattacatatttaaaaatggttttcctaatattttccttaaaatttaggtggcgactctaaaacaaacaaaaacaattttttttcaaaaatcagaGTGTCAGCTGTATTATGTTGAAAATTGTTTCGGCTGGTTTGAAATAGGGGTGCAACAGTATTCTGACCACAGTTCAACTCACTGGAGCAGAGAACTACTCACTATGGAGTAGATCTATGGCGATTAACCTCAAGGCAAAGAGCAANATTTTTTGCTTCTAATTAACGTTACATAATTGCAGCTTTATGTTTGATATTTGCTCTTGTTTACCGTGTTTTGTAGAGGACATTATGCTATATTGGTGAGCTTATGTCATTTCCTCAATTAATGTCTCTCTTGTGGTGATGCCACACATAGAATGTTACGactattatttgttttcaacCATCCGTTACTAACATCATTTGTAGCTATCTTTTACTCAGAATAAGAGTCCAGATTGTAGATTCTAAAGATTTAAAAGTGcagatttttttttagcttaaaaagGGGGCAGATTTTGAGAGCCTTGAGGGGTAACAATTTGAACATTAAAATGCACATTTTGAGTGCAATAAAacaaatctttcataaaactttGTAAGTGTTGGGATTTAGTACGTAGAAGTGTTTATATTTTAGAGTAATAATACAACTTTTTGAGAACTTTAAAACGGGTAGATTAGTTGATAGAACACAACTTTCAAATGgaatacaattattattttctttaaaaacaaaatGGCCTAAAATTTGGTCCCCATCCTTTaagttagtttatttttttttttttatttttgaaaaaacctTTTACCCAATAAATTATATCCATTTTTAAGCCTCTGGCtcgttaaaaaataataattaaatcttAACTAATTTTCTCTAAGATTATAGTAGACATTGTTTCATTCTCGAGATTGTTTATAgttatcattttataaaatcttATACATTAACGCTTTCTTTTAAAGCTAGTTTATATTATGTTAATATTTCCTCTTAAACCCCTTTTTATAAGTTCTTTTTTAATTAGGCTAATTCTGGTCGATTAACGATTTTTAAACAAaccctttttaaaataaaagagctTTCAATCTCTCTCCCTTAGGATAATTAGGATCTCTTACCTAGAATTATATAAGTTTTAGTAGACCATTAATAGGAGTTAGCCTTAACATTATTTAGTCCAATATTTAGATGCCCTAATTCTTCATCTTTGAAATAATTAGGCGATTTTTAGACCCTTCAAGACTAAAGGTGTAGGAGTGATCAGTTGGGGTGGGTAACCAATAGTTAggcccattttattttattttttacatcaacccatttcaaaaaatatatatatttaccattatcactttttttaaaatcgaatattactaaaacattttaatttcttaacatcttatttcaagattttagatATGCTAACAGGTTCGAAATACaagatacatacatatatatgccATACGCAAAAAGGTACAAATcctatatttttcaattttctctatACGTAACTCATTATTTTGTTAcacttcatattattttttctcatatctactatctcttttactaatattatttatttattttataatttataaatctctacacttaaatatacatattacttTACTACATATAATTTATCGTCAATTTGTCTATACATGTAAATAAGTAATAAGTGTtcatatgttttaaacaacttacatgtatatactacactatataataaacatatttaagatcacaaacttttacataatattttaacatttaatatcattattatttatttcattaaacttcatttttcaCACATACCACTCTATATATTTAAACCCGAttataatcttattttatttttacgttttaattctataaataaataaaacaacaaataagacacatctatttatttttacgtTTTAATTTTACATCctttaaactcaacatttatACATTTAGGTTAAGTCCAAATAAGACACATCTATTTTTTTGACATATAaatttacatttatttatttattttataatatgataaaaatactaCCATTAAATCTATTTTATAAGATATATATGTCGTACCTCGTATTCTACCATTTTTCTTAAACTAGCTAATTAACTTATCATtgatttttaaagcaaataaataaacaagttttcctaattatattttcctaaattgagtttaaggactatcttcggataggctctgagggatgcttaacaccttcccctcgagtaacTAAAATCCTTACTCAAAATCTCACTGATTTCGCAAATCAAAACagagtttacatttacatatttaaaaatggttttcctaatattttctttaaaatttaggtggcgactctaaaacaaacaaaaacaatttttttcaaaaatcagaGTGTCAGCTGTATTATGTTGCAAATTGTTTCGGCTGGTTCGAAATAGGGGTGCGACAGTATTCTGACCACAGTTCAACTCACTGGAGCAGAGAACTACTCACTATGGAGTAGATCTATGGCGATTAACCTCAAGGCAAAGAGCAAATTGGGATTTGTCCTTGGAACTTGTAAGAGATGTGATTATAATTTAGAACTTGCAGAGCAATGGGAGAAGTGCAATGCCTTTGTGCTTGCATGGATAATGAACACAGTTTCGAAAGAGCTCTTGAGTGGAATCGTCTATGCATCAGATGTTGCAATGGTGTGGGCAGATCTGAAGGAGagatttgataaaattaatggATCGAGAATCTATCAACTCCACAGAGAAATTTGCACAATTCATCAGGCAATTCAATTGTCTCAGCTTATTTTACCAAACTACGATTAATGTGGGATGAATTTGATGCAATTGTACCCCCACCTTCCTGCGTCTGTGAGAAATCCAAAAGTTATGTGGATCACATGCAGTATTTGCGATTGTTTGCCTTTTTAATGGGTTTGAATGAGACGTATGGACATGCACGTTGTCAGATATTAATGATGATCCATTTGCCAAGTGTTAGTAAGGCATATGCCATGATAATGGCAGATGAGAGTCAGAGAGTCACTTCGAGCATGCGTACTGGTGGAGATATGATTAAAGTTACATCTCTATATGCAGGTAGAGGGAATTATTCTAGAAATAATCGTTTTGAAGGAGATAAAAATGATTCATCAGTGAATACTGGGAGAGATAATTACAATACCAAAAAGAAAGTGAACTGGAACCTATTATGTGAGCATTGTAAGATATATGGTCATACTAAGAAAAACTGTTTCACACTAGTTGGTTATCTTGAGGACTGGAAGTTTAAAAAGGGTGGACAAGGTGCAGAACCCAACTACAATCAATCTAGAGGAATGAATTCAGCAAAAGGAAAATGTATTGCTAACAATGTGCAGGTTGAAAAATGTGATGATGAGTCCAGAAGTGATGTTTTTGGAGGAGTAAACACAGGATCAAAACATGAACAAGGTGCCTATGATTTCCATTCCATTCACACTAATTTGCAGGCTTTTGCTGCTAGGCCTGACTACACTCCCAGTCAgtataaaaaaatcatgaaactgTTGAATGAAGAAGAGGATGCTGGAGCTGTAGATATGGCAAACATGACAGGTATTTTTGATGACATAGTCCCATGTTCAGTGTCTAATAGAACAGGAGACTATGTAGCTGTCATGAGTACAAATAATGATACACATAAAAGAGGAAACAAATGGATAGTTGATTCAGGGGCAACATGTCATATGACATCCAATCTAGGTAATTTGGATCATGTTAATACATCTGATAAAATTCTTGGTAGGAGAGCATACTTACCTAATGGTCAGACCACCTTAATTACTCATTCATGCAGTTGTAGAGTGTTAGAAAATGTATTGGTAGTGCCTGATTTTAAACATGACTTGCTATCAGTATCTCAGCTAAATAAGCAATTGAAATATTATGTATGTTTCTTTCCTGAGTTTTGTGTTTTTCAGGACCTCTCCAATGGAGAGGTGAAGGGGATTGGTAAGGAAGTTGATGGTTTATACTACTTTTCAAATCATTTCTCCCATGATGGACCAGATAATGTTGGTGACAAAGTAATGATGACAAAGACTGGAGGTACAAATGGCATGGTTTGGCACAACAGGCTGGGTTATCCCTTTGTTAAAGTCCTTAAACAGTTATCTTTAGTAGAAAAGGAATCTGATGTTAGAATGTGTAATAATTGTCCTGTATGTCCACTAACAAAGCAAACTACGCTTCCATTTCCAATCAGTATATCTCAGACTAGCAATGTGTTTGATCTAATTCATCTTGATGTATGGGACCTTACAGATTTGCTACACATAATGGTTTTCGATATTTTCTTACTATTGTAGATGATAAATCCAGGATGACCTGATTATTCTTACTGAAAttgaaaagtgatgtttttgtGGTGTTGAAATCTTTTCTAGCATTGGTCAGTAATCAGTTTAAAAGGCAAGTAAGTAGGATAAGATCCGACAATGGAACTGAGTTCTTCAGTAAAGAATGCAGTGTCCTTCTATCTTCTTTGGGGATTATCCATGAAAGCAGTTGTCCACacactccacaacaaaatggagtagTGGAAAGGAAATATAGACACATACTTGAAGTGGCTAGAGCATTAAGGTTTCAAGGGTCTATCACTATCAGGTTTTGGGGAGAGTCTGTTACAACAGCTGTGTATTTGATCAATATGATGCTTACTGAGGTTTTGCAGGAACAGTCACCTTATCAGGTCTTTCATAGTACAATGCCTAAACTTGATCATTTAAGGACAATGGGTTGCCTAGGCTATGCCACTACACTTGTTAAGGAGGATAAGTTTTCTCCTAGGGCTAATGATTGTGTCATGATATGCTATGCATCTACTCAGAAGGGGTACTTGTTATACAACTTGAGTCTCAAGAAGTTTATAGCAAGTAGAGATGTGATCTTCAAGGAGCATGTGTTTCCTTTTAGTAAGTTACACGACAAGCACATGCCACCTTTTGTCAGACAAGTGTTTATTGATGATGAATTGTTACCTGCAGTTACTGAGGTACATGATCTTAATCCTGTTGTTTCTGATGATGGTCATCAACAACCTGATCATGATACAACAATAGAAGAAGTGGAATGATATGTTCCCCTGATGGTTCAGGCTATAGATTCAGGTGTTCCACATGTTGTGCCATATAGGACTTCTGGCAGAAGTTCTCATCCACCTGCTTGGATGAGAGATTATGTTACTAATGCAACTGATTCTGTTGCACACCCTCATTCATTAGCCAATTACATGACATACAGTAATTTGTCTCCTTCTTATCAAGCTTTCTTAAGTGAAATATCTGCTGAAATAGAACCAAGAACCTATGAGGAAGCTGTTAAAGATCTCAGGTGGGTGGAGGCCATGAAACAAGAGATCACTGCACTGCAAGATAATGGTACATGGAGTGTTGTGAAGTTGCCAGCAGGAAAGAGTGTTGTAGGATGTAAATGGGCATTTAAAATTAAGTACAAAGCAAATGGAGAAGTTGATAGGTTCAAGGCTAGACTTGTAGCCAAAGGTTATAGCCAAATTGAAGGGATTGATTATCGAGAGACATTTTCACCAGTGGCGAAGATGGTAACTGTGAGGACTATTATTGCTATTGCAGCTGCTGAAAACTGGGTGATATACCATATGGATGTGTTCAATGCATTTTTACATGGAGATTTGATGGAAGAAATATACATGGAACTGCCTAAAGGTTTTTTTAGTAAGGGGGAGAAACAGGCCTGCAGACTCATCAAGTCATTGTATGATCACAAACAAGCTTCCAGACAGTGGAATGCAAAGCTCACTGATGCATTGACTAAAAGCAGGATACATACAAAGTCAACTAGATTATTCTTTATTTACAAAAGGGAAAGGTTCAGCATTGGTGATTGTGCTTGTATATGTGGATGATTTGTTAATCACAGGAAATGACTACAGTTTGATACAGGAAACTAAAAGGGTGTTGCACTACCATTTCAAGATTAAGGATTTAGGtgaattgaagtattttttgGGCATTGAGTTTTGCAGATCAGCCCAGGGTATTGTCATGAACCAGAGAAAATATGCATTGGAATTGATTTCGAGTGATGGTCTAACAGGAGCAAGAGTTTCAACCACTCCATTAGAGTGTAATGTTAATCTTACAAATGTTGACTTCACTCAAGATGATAATGATGAGTTGTTTGCTGATATAGGAAGGTATCAAAGGATAATTGGAAAGTTATTGTATTTGACTAACACTAGACCAGACATAGCATTCTCAGTGCAATGTTTAAGTCAGTTTTAGCAGAAGCCAGAGGTGTCTCATTGGAATGCAGCTTTGAGGGTGGTTAGATACATTAAAGCAGCACCAAGTTTG carries:
- the LOC125850410 gene encoding uncharacterized protein LOC125850410; this translates as MWDEFDAIVPPPSCVCEKSKSYVDHMQYLRLFAFLMGLNETYGHARCQILMMIHLPSVSKAYAMIMADESQRVTSSMRTGGDMIKVTSLYAGRGNYSRNNRFEGDKNDSSVNTGRDNYNTKKKVNWNLLCEHCKIYGHTKKNCFTLVGYLEDWKFKKGGQGAEPNYNQSRGMNSAKGKCIANNVQVEKCDDESRSDVFGGVNTGSKHEQGAYDFHSIHTNLQAFAARPDYTPSQYKKIMKLLNEEEDAGAVDMANMTGIFDDIVPCSVSNRTGDYVAVMSTNNDTHKRGNKWIVDSGATCHMTSNLGNLDHVNTSDKILGRRAYLPNGQTTLITHSCSCRVLENVLVVPDFKHDLLSVSQLNKQLKYYVCFFPEFCVFQDLSNGEVKGIGKEVDGLYYFSNHFSHDGPDNVGDKVMMTKTGGTNGMVWHNRLGYPFVKVLKQLSLVEKESDVRMSLVSNQFKRQVSRIRSDNGTEFFSKECSVLLSSLGIIHESSCPHTPQQNGVVERKYRHILEVARALRFQGSITIRFWGESVTTAVYLINMMLTEVLQEQSPYQVFHSTMPKLDHLRTMGCLGYATTLVKEDKFSPRANDCVMICYASTQKGYLLYNLSLKKFIASRDVIFKEHVFPFSKLHDKHMPPFVRQVFIDDELLPAVTEVHDLNPVVSDDGHQQPDHDTTIEEVE